One window of Cohnella hashimotonis genomic DNA carries:
- a CDS encoding DeoR/GlpR family DNA-binding transcription regulator, translated as MLVAERYEKIVELVNERGSIRVSELSEQCGVTEETIRRDLDRLEQAGRLRRSHGGAVSVKDLDVQAQPETPYSEREIIRADDKRRIAIEAIKLISPKDRILLDASSTAWYMAREMPDIPLTVLTNSIKVALELSGKEKIEVISTGGQLARRSLSYVGPLAERSLDAYHVDKLFLSCKGVHLERGISESNELQARIKHKMIGMADSVHVLADSSKFGVQAFTHVSDLAEVDRIVTDKRLPGEIVRELESRGIAVSIA; from the coding sequence ATGCTCGTCGCGGAACGTTATGAAAAAATCGTGGAGCTCGTTAACGAACGCGGCAGCATCCGCGTGTCCGAGCTGTCCGAGCAATGCGGCGTCACCGAGGAGACGATTCGCCGCGATCTCGACCGGCTGGAGCAGGCCGGGCGGCTGCGGCGGTCGCACGGCGGCGCCGTAAGCGTCAAAGATCTGGACGTGCAGGCGCAGCCCGAGACGCCTTACTCCGAGCGGGAGATCATCCGCGCGGACGACAAGCGGCGCATCGCCATCGAGGCGATCAAGCTCATCTCGCCCAAGGACCGGATCTTGCTGGACGCGAGCTCCACGGCATGGTACATGGCGCGGGAGATGCCGGATATCCCGCTCACCGTGCTGACCAACTCGATCAAGGTCGCGCTCGAGCTTTCCGGCAAGGAGAAGATCGAGGTCATCTCGACGGGCGGTCAGCTCGCGCGCAGGTCGCTGTCGTACGTCGGACCGCTCGCCGAGCGCTCGCTCGACGCCTATCACGTTGACAAGCTGTTCCTCTCGTGCAAGGGCGTCCACCTCGAGCGGGGGATCAGCGAGTCCAACGAGCTGCAGGCGCGCATCAAGCACAAGATGATCGGCATGGCCGATAGCGTGCACGTGCTGGCCGATTCGAGTAAATTCGGCGTGCAGGCATTCACGCACGTGTCCGACTTGGCCGAGGTCGACCGGATCGTCACAGACAAGCGCTTGCCGGGCGAGATCGTGCGCGAGCTCGAGTCCCGCGGCATCGCCGTGAGCATCGCCTAG
- a CDS encoding FadR/GntR family transcriptional regulator encodes MFKEARPIEAKRLTKRNHYEEIAMQIRRQIEDGRLRPGDKLPSTREISEQFGVGRSTTREALSALKAMGLIDIRQGGGCRVAAAPSPGTSPMGAAGLEPPELLSLRDDRKTLLELLEVRQTLEVSIASIAASKRTAEDLAALRALQVEMEAAIGDDIEGERTDLKFHLLLAKATRNEIMISLFASITGQMERAIRDIRRVELYANRSVARRLFEEHSAILDAVAEQEPLAASLRMNEHLAHVERMLLRHL; translated from the coding sequence CTGTTCAAGGAGGCGAGACCGATCGAAGCGAAGCGACTGACCAAACGCAACCATTACGAAGAAATCGCGATGCAGATTCGCCGCCAGATCGAGGACGGACGGCTAAGGCCCGGAGACAAGCTTCCGTCGACGCGGGAGATCTCCGAGCAGTTCGGCGTCGGTCGGTCGACGACGCGCGAAGCGCTCAGCGCCCTGAAGGCGATGGGGCTCATCGACATCCGCCAGGGCGGCGGCTGCAGGGTCGCAGCCGCTCCGTCGCCCGGAACTTCGCCAATGGGCGCGGCCGGTCTCGAGCCTCCCGAGCTGTTGTCCTTACGGGACGACCGCAAGACACTGCTCGAGCTGCTCGAGGTGCGGCAGACGCTTGAAGTATCGATCGCCTCGATCGCTGCGTCGAAGCGCACGGCAGAGGACCTGGCCGCGCTGCGCGCACTTCAGGTCGAGATGGAGGCCGCCATCGGCGACGATATCGAAGGAGAGAGGACCGATCTCAAATTTCATCTGCTGCTCGCCAAAGCGACGCGCAACGAGATCATGATCTCGCTGTTCGCGTCCATCACGGGCCAGATGGAACGGGCGATCCGCGATATCCGCCGGGTCGAGCTGTACGCGAACCGCTCCGTCGCGCGCCGGCTGTTCGAGGAACACTCGGCGATCCTCGACGCCGTGGCGGAACAGGAGCCGCTGGCGGCATCGCTGCGGATGAACGAGCATCTTGCGCATGTGGAGCGAATGCTGCTGCGACATCTGTGA
- a CDS encoding antibiotic biosynthesis monooxygenase family protein, giving the protein MILQSSMLKVKPGKASEFESSFRKSQSLLAGTRGYISHELHKCVEQEDRYMLLVQWQTLGDHAVGFKHSPARAEWESFLQDYYERETETDHYVRIRLE; this is encoded by the coding sequence ATGATTCTGCAATCGTCCATGCTTAAGGTTAAACCGGGCAAGGCCAGCGAATTCGAGAGCTCCTTCCGCAAATCCCAGTCGTTGCTCGCCGGAACGCGAGGGTATATCTCGCATGAACTTCATAAATGCGTGGAACAAGAAGACCGGTACATGCTGCTCGTCCAATGGCAAACCCTCGGCGATCATGCAGTCGGCTTCAAGCATTCGCCGGCACGGGCAGAGTGGGAGTCGTTTTTGCAGGATTATTACGAACGCGAGACGGAGACTGACCATTACGTCCGCATCCGTCTGGAATAA
- a CDS encoding (Fe-S)-binding protein: MKVSLFITCLGDAIYPRVGEAMVRVLAQYGVSLEFPRLQTCCGQPAFNSGYWQEARASAKTILDAFEDSDFVISPSGSCTGMIHHYPKLFESDPVQLARAERLRDKSYEFTQFLVNVLGVTDVGAHFPHKVTYHPSCHGTRLLGVKNEPMALMSNVRGLEFVPLPFAEDCCGFGGTFAVKMADISGAMVSEKVDHVKETEAEVLVGLDMACLMNIAGNLRYRGEQVRVMHLAEVLAEGAGLA; encoded by the coding sequence ATGAAGGTCTCTTTGTTCATCACCTGTCTCGGAGACGCCATCTATCCGCGCGTCGGCGAGGCGATGGTCCGGGTGCTCGCGCAGTACGGCGTGTCGCTCGAATTCCCCCGGCTGCAGACCTGCTGCGGCCAGCCCGCCTTCAACAGCGGCTATTGGCAGGAGGCGCGCGCCAGCGCCAAGACGATTCTCGACGCGTTCGAAGACAGCGACTTCGTCATCTCGCCGTCCGGCTCCTGCACGGGCATGATCCATCATTATCCGAAGCTGTTCGAATCGGATCCGGTCCAGCTCGCGCGGGCGGAGCGACTTAGAGACAAGTCGTACGAATTCACCCAGTTTCTTGTCAACGTGCTCGGCGTGACGGACGTCGGGGCGCATTTCCCGCACAAGGTGACCTATCATCCGTCCTGCCACGGCACGCGGCTGCTCGGCGTCAAAAACGAGCCGATGGCGCTCATGTCGAACGTACGCGGTCTCGAGTTCGTGCCGCTGCCGTTCGCGGAGGACTGCTGCGGGTTCGGGGGCACGTTTGCGGTCAAAATGGCGGACATTTCCGGGGCAATGGTGTCGGAGAAGGTCGATCATGTTAAGGAAACCGAGGCGGAGGTGCTGGTCGGACTCGACATGGCCTGCCTCATGAACATCGCGGGCAACCTGCGTTATCGCGGCGAACAAGTGCGGGTCATGCACCTGGCAGAGGTGCTGGCGGAAGGAGCGGGTCTGGCATGA
- a CDS encoding LutB/LldF family L-lactate oxidation iron-sulfur protein, translated as MSAQKSKATVKERANLALNDEFLVKAVKFTTERLRNGKKNASAEHGNWDEWRERGRQIRLHTIAHLDYYLNLFVENARANGVHVHFADKGEDAVAIAMDIAQRKAAKTVVKSKSMVSEELHLNHALEQIGVEAIETDLGEYIIQLAGEMPSHIVIPAIHKNRYQIADLLSEVAGEKLEADTTVLAGFVRKKLREKFLEADIGMTGCNFAIAETGSMVLFENEGNARMVTTVPKTQITLMGMERIIPSFEDLEVMATLLPRSATGQKLTMYMSAITGPKRTADADGPEEMHIIIVDNGRSLQLGDPEFQELLNCIRCGACLNACPVYRHIGGHAYGSTYSGPIGAVLTPALNKNVAEWDDIANASSLCGACYEACPVKIPLHEMLIYLRRRKVETGNGKTIETAGMKGFAALTGSSAAMKAALAIGKIGQRLVVRGGEIRTKLGPLKGWNSYRVTPSLPRRSFRDRWEKLDREVDANRPQMAPDMKRRMEQIVKERGQGGGGHGGH; from the coding sequence ATGAGCGCGCAAAAAAGCAAAGCGACGGTCAAGGAGCGGGCGAATCTGGCGCTGAACGACGAGTTTCTCGTCAAGGCGGTCAAGTTCACGACCGAGCGGCTTCGCAACGGGAAAAAAAATGCCTCGGCGGAGCATGGGAATTGGGATGAATGGCGGGAGCGGGGGCGGCAAATCCGGCTGCATACGATCGCCCATCTCGACTATTATTTGAACTTGTTCGTCGAGAACGCGCGGGCGAACGGCGTTCATGTGCACTTCGCCGACAAGGGCGAGGACGCGGTCGCCATCGCCATGGACATCGCGCAGCGCAAGGCGGCCAAGACGGTTGTCAAGTCGAAGTCGATGGTATCCGAGGAGCTGCACCTGAATCACGCGCTCGAGCAGATCGGCGTCGAGGCGATCGAGACCGACCTTGGCGAGTACATCATCCAGCTGGCGGGCGAGATGCCCTCCCACATCGTGATCCCGGCGATTCACAAAAACCGGTACCAGATCGCCGATCTGCTCTCCGAGGTGGCGGGCGAAAAGCTGGAGGCGGATACGACGGTGCTCGCGGGTTTCGTGCGCAAGAAGCTGCGCGAGAAATTTCTCGAGGCGGACATCGGAATGACCGGCTGCAACTTTGCGATCGCGGAGACCGGTTCGATGGTGCTCTTCGAAAACGAAGGCAACGCGCGCATGGTCACGACGGTACCGAAGACGCAGATCACGCTGATGGGCATGGAACGCATCATTCCTTCGTTCGAGGATCTCGAGGTGATGGCGACGCTGCTGCCGCGCTCCGCGACCGGCCAGAAGCTGACGATGTACATGTCGGCGATTACCGGTCCCAAGCGGACGGCCGACGCGGACGGTCCCGAGGAGATGCACATCATCATCGTCGACAACGGGCGTTCGCTGCAGCTTGGCGATCCCGAGTTCCAGGAGCTGCTCAACTGCATTCGCTGCGGGGCCTGCCTGAACGCCTGCCCTGTGTACCGGCATATCGGCGGTCATGCCTACGGCAGCACGTACAGCGGCCCGATCGGCGCGGTGCTCACGCCTGCGCTCAACAAAAACGTCGCCGAGTGGGACGACATCGCCAATGCGTCGAGCCTGTGCGGCGCCTGCTACGAGGCGTGCCCGGTCAAAATTCCGCTGCACGAGATGCTTATCTACTTGCGACGCCGCAAGGTGGAGACAGGCAATGGCAAGACGATCGAGACGGCTGGCATGAAGGGCTTTGCCGCACTGACCGGCTCGAGCGCGGCGATGAAGGCGGCGCTCGCGATCGGCAAGATCGGCCAGCGCCTCGTCGTCCGCGGCGGAGAGATCCGCACGAAGCTGGGGCCATTGAAGGGCTGGAACAGCTACCGGGTGACGCCGAGCCTGCCAAGACGCTCTTTCCGCGACCGCTGGGAGAAGCTCGACCGCGAGGTAGACGCCAACCGGCCGCAGATGGCGCCGGACATGAAACGCAGAATGGAACAGATCGTCAAGGAGCGTGGACAAGGAGGCGGCGGACATGGCGGACATTAA
- a CDS encoding bifunctional aldolase/short-chain dehydrogenase has translation MVQSLWNSSEASKQENALDQLVYRSNIIGADRRVCNWGGGNTSAKTIVKDFRGRDVEVMYVKGSGSDLASMKAGNFTGLRMEDIRPLFEKDEMPDEEMVAYLVNCMIDVKHPRASIETLLHAFLPFKHVDHTHPDAIISLCCADNGKELAKEIFGDRFVWVPYIRPGFKLSKMIAEGVLANPNAELVLMEKHGLVTWGETSEEAYAQTIKIISEAEAFIEARVNAATLFGGVKHEALPADVRRSIAAQVMPTIRGAVSDAKKMILSFDDADDVLAFVGGERSPKLSQVGAACPDHLVHTKVVPLFIDWTPNADDVEGLKTILKDSVAAYKEQYKAYFERNKNEGDVMFEPAPRVILIPGVGMINTGKSWAMSQVSGALYHRAIAVMRGATALGEFVSLSENESYNVEYWPLELYKLTLAPAEAEFSRKVAFITGGAGGIGSETARRLVSEGAHVVLADLNLEGAEKIAAEINARYGDNRAIAVKMDVTNEEAVQAAYAATALAYGGVDIIVNNAGLATSSPFEETSLKEWNLNMNVLGTGYFLVAREAFKLMKAQAVGGSMVFIGSKNSVYAGKNATAYSAAKALEAHLARCIAAEGGEHGIRVNTILPDAILQGSAIWNGSWRNERAAAYGIEPDQLEEYYRKRTTLLVNIYPRDIAEGVAFFASSKAEKTTGCMLTIDGGVPAAFTR, from the coding sequence ATGGTTCAAAGCTTGTGGAATTCCTCGGAAGCATCGAAGCAAGAAAACGCGCTGGATCAGCTCGTCTACCGCTCCAACATCATCGGCGCCGATCGCCGCGTCTGCAACTGGGGCGGCGGCAACACATCCGCGAAGACGATCGTGAAGGATTTCCGCGGCCGCGACGTCGAAGTGATGTACGTGAAGGGAAGCGGTTCCGACCTCGCGTCGATGAAGGCCGGCAACTTTACGGGCCTCCGCATGGAAGACATCCGCCCGCTGTTCGAGAAGGATGAGATGCCGGACGAAGAGATGGTCGCCTATCTCGTCAACTGTATGATCGACGTCAAGCACCCGCGCGCCTCGATCGAGACGCTGCTGCACGCGTTCCTGCCGTTCAAGCACGTCGACCATACGCATCCGGATGCGATCATCAGCTTGTGCTGCGCCGACAACGGCAAGGAGCTGGCGAAGGAAATTTTCGGCGATCGCTTCGTATGGGTGCCGTACATCCGTCCGGGCTTCAAGCTGTCCAAAATGATCGCGGAAGGCGTGCTGGCCAACCCGAACGCAGAGCTCGTACTGATGGAAAAGCACGGCCTCGTCACTTGGGGCGAAACGAGCGAGGAAGCTTACGCGCAAACGATCAAGATCATCAGCGAAGCAGAAGCGTTCATCGAGGCGCGCGTTAACGCGGCGACGCTGTTCGGCGGCGTTAAGCACGAAGCGCTCCCGGCCGACGTTCGCCGCAGCATCGCGGCGCAGGTCATGCCGACGATCCGCGGCGCCGTCTCCGACGCCAAGAAGATGATCCTGTCGTTCGACGACGCGGACGACGTGCTGGCATTCGTCGGCGGCGAGCGCTCGCCGAAGCTGTCCCAAGTCGGCGCCGCTTGCCCGGACCACCTCGTGCACACGAAGGTCGTGCCGCTGTTCATCGACTGGACGCCAAACGCGGACGACGTCGAAGGCCTGAAGACGATCCTGAAGGATAGCGTCGCGGCTTACAAGGAGCAATACAAAGCCTACTTCGAGCGCAACAAAAACGAAGGCGACGTTATGTTCGAGCCGGCGCCGCGCGTTATCCTCATCCCGGGCGTAGGCATGATCAACACCGGCAAGAGCTGGGCGATGTCCCAAGTGAGCGGCGCGCTGTACCACCGCGCGATCGCGGTCATGCGCGGCGCGACGGCGCTCGGCGAATTCGTCTCGCTCAGCGAGAACGAATCCTACAACGTCGAGTATTGGCCGCTCGAGCTTTACAAGCTGACGCTGGCGCCGGCAGAAGCCGAATTCTCGCGCAAGGTGGCGTTCATCACTGGCGGCGCGGGCGGCATCGGCAGCGAGACGGCGCGCCGCCTCGTATCCGAAGGCGCGCACGTCGTGCTGGCGGATCTCAACCTTGAAGGCGCCGAGAAGATCGCGGCCGAGATCAACGCCCGCTATGGCGACAACCGCGCGATCGCGGTCAAGATGGACGTGACGAACGAAGAGGCGGTTCAAGCGGCTTACGCGGCTACCGCGCTTGCCTACGGCGGCGTCGACATCATCGTCAACAACGCGGGTCTCGCGACCTCCAGCCCGTTCGAAGAAACGTCGCTAAAGGAATGGAACCTGAACATGAACGTGCTCGGCACCGGCTATTTCCTGGTCGCCCGCGAAGCGTTCAAGCTGATGAAGGCGCAAGCGGTCGGCGGCAGCATGGTGTTCATCGGCTCCAAGAACTCCGTTTATGCCGGCAAAAACGCCACCGCCTACAGCGCGGCCAAGGCGCTTGAAGCTCATCTGGCGCGCTGCATCGCGGCCGAAGGCGGAGAGCACGGCATCCGCGTCAACACGATTCTGCCCGACGCGATTCTGCAAGGCTCCGCGATTTGGAACGGCAGCTGGCGCAACGAGCGCGCTGCGGCTTACGGCATCGAGCCGGACCAGCTCGAGGAGTACTACCGCAAGCGCACGACGCTGCTCGTCAACATCTACCCGCGCGACATCGCGGAAGGCGTAGCGTTCTTCGCTTCCTCGAAGGCCGAAAAGACGACGGGCTGCATGCTCACGATCGACGGCGGCGTACCGGCCGCATTCACGCGCTAA
- the rhaA gene encoding L-rhamnose isomerase: protein MPSNETTKQYEAAKAQYAAHGIDVDAALKKLSEIKISMHCWQGDDVRGFLNRDQDLTGGIAVTGNYPGAARTPDELRADLEKAFSLIPGKHKVNLHAIYADTDEKVDLDAIEPRHYERWVEWAKAQGLGLDFNPTCFSHENSKDGFTLSHADPKVRDFWIEHCKRSRRVGAYFGEQLGQTCVTNVWVPDGFKDNPVDRLAPRKRLKDALDEVFAEELNPAHNLDAVESKVFGLGAEAYTVGSHEFYMGYGLQNNKLICLDAGHFHPTEVISGKLSSLSLFAEGMLLHVSRPVRWDSDHVVILDDELYEIGKELVRGDLLGKTHIGLDFFDASINRVAAWVIGTRNTIKALLQALLEPTDLLRKAELEGDYTSRLALTEEFKTYPLGAIWDYYCESQGVPVRERWLEEVKSYERDVLAARG, encoded by the coding sequence TTGCCATCCAACGAAACGACCAAGCAATACGAAGCGGCCAAAGCCCAATACGCGGCTCACGGCATCGACGTCGACGCGGCGCTCAAGAAGCTGTCCGAGATCAAAATTTCCATGCACTGCTGGCAGGGCGACGACGTGCGCGGTTTCCTGAATCGCGACCAGGACCTGACTGGCGGCATCGCGGTTACTGGCAACTATCCGGGTGCGGCGCGCACGCCTGACGAGCTTCGGGCGGATCTGGAAAAAGCGTTCTCGCTCATTCCGGGCAAACACAAGGTGAACCTGCATGCCATCTATGCGGACACCGACGAAAAAGTCGATCTCGACGCGATCGAGCCCCGTCACTACGAGCGTTGGGTCGAGTGGGCGAAGGCGCAGGGACTCGGACTCGATTTCAATCCGACCTGCTTCTCCCACGAGAACTCCAAGGACGGCTTCACGCTCAGCCATGCCGATCCGAAGGTCCGCGATTTTTGGATCGAGCACTGCAAGCGCTCCCGTCGCGTCGGCGCCTACTTCGGCGAACAGCTCGGACAGACGTGCGTCACGAACGTTTGGGTGCCGGACGGCTTCAAGGACAATCCGGTAGATCGTCTCGCGCCGCGCAAGCGTCTGAAGGATGCGCTCGACGAAGTGTTCGCGGAGGAGCTGAACCCGGCCCACAACCTCGACGCCGTCGAGAGCAAGGTGTTCGGACTCGGCGCGGAAGCGTACACGGTCGGTTCGCATGAGTTCTACATGGGCTACGGCCTGCAAAACAACAAACTGATCTGCCTCGATGCCGGCCACTTCCATCCGACGGAGGTCATCTCCGGCAAGCTGTCCTCGCTGTCGCTGTTCGCCGAAGGCATGCTGCTGCACGTGAGCCGTCCGGTTCGCTGGGACAGCGACCATGTCGTCATTCTCGACGACGAGCTGTACGAGATCGGCAAGGAGCTCGTCCGCGGCGATTTGCTCGGCAAGACGCATATCGGCCTCGACTTCTTCGACGCCAGCATCAACCGCGTCGCTGCCTGGGTCATCGGTACACGCAACACGATCAAGGCGCTGCTCCAGGCGCTGCTCGAGCCGACCGACCTGCTTCGCAAAGCCGAGCTTGAAGGCGACTACACCTCCCGCCTCGCGCTGACCGAAGAGTTCAAGACGTATCCGCTGGGCGCGATCTGGGACTACTACTGCGAATCGCAGGGCGTGCCGGTCCGCGAGCGTTGGCTCGAAGAGGTCAAGTCGTACGAACGCGACGTGCTTGCCGCTCGCGGCTAA
- a CDS encoding rhamnulokinase, translating to MADILAYDLGASSGRALLGRLKDGRIETEELHRFPNDPVQVGGRLHWDILRLLHEMKQALLKAKQRGALIQSIGIDSWAVDFGFVGENGELLGNPYHYRDSHTAGIMPALFAEIPESELFGRTGIQFQPFNSIFQLYALKTAGNPLLREAKRFLMIPDLLRYFLTGEMHAEFTNATTTQLFSATAKDWDREVLAKLGIPAEWFGPVLSSGDRAGALSEAVTEELGVSAIPVYAVAEHDTGSAVVAVPALDEHFAYLSCGTWSLIGTEVTEPVLTDRARELNFTNEGGAYGTYRLLKNIMGLWIVNESRRAWERQGSAYSFPELVAMAEEAPAFAVFIDPDDELFLPPGDMPGRIAEYCRRTGQQPPTGVGETMRCILESLSLKYRYALERVEELSGIRYGGLHMVGGGIQNTLLCRWTASAIGKPVWAGPAEGSAIGNLAVQWIASGELSDLREARKVIRDSFDVATYEPEDAQIWEDAYGKFLRTTSL from the coding sequence ATGGCCGACATATTGGCTTACGATCTGGGAGCGAGCAGCGGCCGGGCGCTGCTCGGCAGGCTGAAGGACGGCCGGATCGAGACGGAGGAACTCCACCGGTTCCCGAACGACCCGGTCCAGGTCGGCGGCAGGCTGCACTGGGACATTCTGCGGCTGCTGCACGAGATGAAGCAGGCGCTTCTGAAGGCCAAGCAGCGAGGCGCCCTGATCCAGAGCATCGGCATCGACTCCTGGGCTGTCGATTTCGGTTTCGTCGGCGAGAACGGCGAGCTGCTCGGCAATCCGTATCATTACAGGGACAGTCATACGGCAGGCATCATGCCCGCGCTGTTCGCGGAAATCCCCGAGTCGGAGTTGTTCGGCAGAACCGGCATTCAGTTTCAGCCGTTCAACTCGATTTTTCAGCTGTACGCGCTGAAGACCGCCGGCAATCCGCTCCTGCGCGAAGCCAAGCGTTTCCTGATGATCCCGGATCTGCTGCGCTATTTTCTCACTGGAGAGATGCACGCAGAATTCACGAACGCCACGACGACCCAGCTGTTCAGCGCGACGGCGAAGGATTGGGACAGAGAGGTGCTCGCGAAACTGGGCATCCCGGCCGAATGGTTCGGTCCGGTTCTCTCGTCGGGAGACCGGGCGGGTGCGCTCAGTGAAGCGGTGACCGAGGAGCTAGGCGTGTCGGCGATACCGGTCTACGCGGTCGCCGAGCACGACACCGGCTCGGCGGTCGTCGCTGTACCCGCGCTTGACGAGCATTTCGCCTATCTCAGCTGCGGAACGTGGTCGCTGATCGGCACGGAAGTGACCGAGCCGGTGCTTACGGACCGCGCGCGGGAGCTGAACTTCACGAACGAAGGCGGCGCTTACGGAACGTACAGGCTGCTTAAAAACATTATGGGTCTGTGGATCGTCAACGAATCCCGCAGAGCCTGGGAACGGCAGGGCAGCGCTTATTCGTTCCCCGAGCTGGTCGCCATGGCCGAGGAGGCGCCTGCGTTCGCCGTCTTTATCGATCCGGACGACGAGCTCTTCCTCCCGCCGGGAGACATGCCGGGCCGAATCGCCGAATACTGCCGCCGTACCGGTCAGCAGCCGCCGACGGGCGTCGGCGAGACGATGCGTTGCATTCTCGAGAGCCTCTCGCTCAAGTACAGGTATGCGCTCGAACGGGTCGAGGAACTGTCCGGCATACGCTACGGCGGCCTTCATATGGTCGGCGGCGGCATTCAGAATACGCTGCTCTGCCGCTGGACCGCTTCCGCCATCGGCAAGCCGGTCTGGGCCGGTCCGGCCGAAGGCAGCGCGATCGGCAATCTCGCGGTCCAGTGGATTGCGTCAGGCGAGCTATCCGACCTGCGCGAAGCGCGCAAGGTCATTCGCGATTCGTTCGACGTCGCGACCTACGAGCCCGAGGACGCGCAAATATGGGAAGACGCTTACGGAAAATTCTTGCGGACAACGTCGCTATAG
- a CDS encoding GNAT family N-acetyltransferase, producing MTQHEERPSNEDRIEIARFEDLADIVSIYNSTVAGRQVTADLEPVSVESRIGWFEAHPPDRHPLWVLRRDGRVAGWLSFSAYHSRAAYDATAELSVYLAEWARGSGFGGMLIRHAVAAAPPLGIKTLVGLVFGHNEPSLRLLGKHGFERWGMLPRVAELDGIERDLVILGLRVC from the coding sequence TTGACGCAGCATGAGGAGCGTCCTTCAAATGAAGATCGTATCGAAATCGCTCGGTTCGAGGACCTGGCGGATATCGTCTCGATCTATAATTCCACGGTCGCGGGCAGGCAGGTGACGGCGGATCTGGAGCCGGTTTCGGTAGAGAGCCGCATCGGCTGGTTCGAAGCGCATCCGCCGGACCGGCATCCGCTCTGGGTGCTGCGCAGGGACGGGCGGGTCGCGGGGTGGCTGAGCTTTTCGGCTTATCATAGCAGGGCGGCATACGATGCGACGGCGGAGCTCAGCGTTTACTTAGCGGAGTGGGCTCGCGGGTCAGGTTTCGGCGGCATGCTTATCCGCCATGCGGTCGCAGCCGCTCCGCCGCTCGGCATCAAGACGCTTGTCGGGCTCGTTTTCGGGCACAACGAACCGAGTCTCCGACTGCTCGGCAAGCACGGCTTCGAGCGCTGGGGCATGCTGCCTCGCGTCGCGGAGCTCGACGGCATCGAGCGGGATCTGGTCATCCTAGGCTTGCGCGTTTGCTAG
- a CDS encoding sensory rhodopsin transducer has translation MPQATGEKRWFIPDAYIPEHSAGQLTSHESVCVLNTASDDALLQFTIYFEDRDPIEDILVVVPARRTRHIRTSSLAKDGKSIPPGVPYAIEVRSDIKVIVQYSRLDATQAENALMSVMAFPIH, from the coding sequence ATGCCCCAAGCGACTGGCGAAAAACGCTGGTTTATACCGGACGCCTATATTCCCGAGCACAGCGCAGGCCAGCTTACAAGCCATGAATCGGTATGCGTGCTGAATACCGCATCCGACGACGCGCTGCTCCAGTTCACCATTTATTTCGAGGACCGCGATCCGATCGAGGACATTCTGGTCGTCGTGCCGGCACGGCGCACGCGTCATATTCGTACATCTTCGCTGGCCAAGGACGGCAAGAGCATTCCGCCCGGCGTGCCGTACGCGATCGAAGTACGCAGCGACATCAAGGTCATCGTGCAATACAGCCGGCTCGACGCGACCCAAGCGGAAAACGCGCTCATGTCGGTCATGGCGTTCCCGATTCACTAA
- a CDS encoding LutC/YkgG family protein yields the protein MADIKRQAGLAGGEAEHAAWLAEMERASRAKQETFMNGIAARLRHPRTTSKPVQPVRGAPDFWRAFDWTPEERVERFEANWRSVGGHTTRAKDLAEAGRFIAERAQELSARIIVRQDQAELAKLDLEASVPEAEVSVWNADDDVAWKARAAEADIGVVIADQALAYTGTVVVRSAANKGRSVSLLPTVLFILIPVERLGTRLGEALIPMDEGGREALPAGVHFITGPSRSSDIENDLTIGVHGPGVVYAVIVG from the coding sequence ATGGCGGACATTAAGCGGCAGGCGGGTTTGGCAGGCGGAGAAGCAGAGCACGCGGCTTGGCTGGCGGAAATGGAGCGCGCCTCCCGGGCCAAGCAGGAGACGTTCATGAACGGCATCGCCGCGAGGCTTCGCCATCCGCGGACGACATCGAAGCCGGTGCAGCCGGTGCGGGGCGCGCCGGATTTCTGGCGGGCGTTCGACTGGACGCCGGAGGAACGCGTCGAACGCTTCGAAGCGAACTGGCGGAGCGTCGGCGGGCATACTACGCGCGCGAAGGATCTGGCCGAAGCCGGCCGCTTTATCGCCGAGCGGGCGCAGGAGCTTAGCGCGCGCATCATCGTGCGGCAGGACCAGGCCGAGCTGGCGAAGCTCGACCTGGAGGCATCCGTGCCGGAAGCCGAGGTGTCGGTCTGGAACGCGGATGACGATGTCGCCTGGAAAGCGCGGGCGGCCGAAGCGGATATCGGCGTCGTCATCGCCGATCAGGCGCTTGCCTATACAGGCACGGTTGTCGTCCGTTCGGCGGCGAATAAGGGCCGTTCGGTTTCGCTGCTGCCGACCGTGTTGTTCATCTTGATTCCGGTCGAACGGCTCGGCACCAGGCTCGGCGAAGCGCTTATCCCGATGGACGAGGGCGGGCGCGAAGCGCTGCCGGCCGGCGTTCATTTCATCACGGGGCCGAGCCGGTCCTCGGACATCGAGAACGACCTGACGATCGGCGTGCATGGTCCCGGCGTCGTCTACGCAGTAATCGTCGGCTAA